In Leptolyngbya sp. O-77, the genomic window ACACTTCACTAGAACACTTCACTAGAACACTTCGCCAGGATTGCTCAGGTTTGAGCGGGATTTAAACTACGGTTTTTCGGTCGAGTTTATGGACAATTTGGCAGGCTTCCCGGTATTCTGGAGAATTGGGAGGGAAAATGTCAACCAGGTTTCTGCAAACTGCGCGGCGATTTAGTAAGCTCTCACTTTAACGAAAGTTAGAGAGCTAAAGTGAGGACGCTTTGAGCGCCTTGCCGCCGAATCAATCCCCCTGAAGTTCCCTTAATAAAGGGGCTGCCGGACAGTAGAGACTGCATTTCCGTTCAAGAGTGCTATGAACCTTGCCGATCGCCCACTTCATCTTGCTCCTGAGTCCGTTGAACCCTCATTTCTATACTTTGCCTACGGCTCTTGTATGTGTCCGGTGGACTTGAAGCGATCGCTCGGTGAGCCGACGCACGCCTACGTCATTGGTCATGCCACGCTGCGGGGCTATCGGCTGGGCTTTTTCTGCTATTCCAAATTTCGCGACTGTGGCGTGCTGGATGTGGTACCTGATGAGCAGTCGTCGGTCGAAGGCGTGCTATATCGGCTGCCGCTGCGGTTGAGCGATCGCCTCGATGCTCGCGAGGTCAGCTATCGCCACGAAATCATCACTGTGCAGGCCAACGGGCGCACCTACGACAACGTCCGCACCTACACCGCACTGCACAAGCTGCCCGAAGAAAAAGCCCCCAACGACTGGTACTTCAATGTGGTGCTGCGCGGAGCCGTGACTTGTCGCCTGCCCGAAGCGTACTGCTGGCACCTCTGCCACCACATGCACCAGCTTCAGGAATTTGGACGGGGCGATCGCCTCAAAATTGCCTAGTTTTTTTGCTTAAAAACCTCCTTAAAACTGTTTTCAAAGACCCTGTTCAGAACGCTCCAAAAGTCAAGAAAGCTGGATACAAAGTCTTTCCCCAATTGACAAATAAAAATCACTTAACCTTGAGGAAATAGTATGGAAATCCTAGAGTTTATCAAAACCCTCTAGGATCTCTTTGTGGTTTGCATTTTGTCCCCATGTTTCTGTAGG contains:
- a CDS encoding gamma-glutamylcyclotransferase is translated as MNLADRPLHLAPESVEPSFLYFAYGSCMCPVDLKRSLGEPTHAYVIGHATLRGYRLGFFCYSKFRDCGVLDVVPDEQSSVEGVLYRLPLRLSDRLDAREVSYRHEIITVQANGRTYDNVRTYTALHKLPEEKAPNDWYFNVVLRGAVTCRLPEAYCWHLCHHMHQLQEFGRGDRLKIA